The following coding sequences are from one Deltaproteobacteria bacterium window:
- a CDS encoding hemerythrin domain-containing protein, whose protein sequence is MKAENITEYFAQDHNRLDEFFDRFQALKGSNLPDAAANFRQFSDGLLQHIAWEEQILFPAFEERTGMRDSGPTAVMRMEHKQIRSLLDAIGLELRQGRSATESEEAQLRGVLGAHNVKEERVLYPAIDRMLTEPERADVFARMQLPS, encoded by the coding sequence ATGAAAGCCGAGAACATCACCGAGTATTTCGCGCAGGATCACAACCGGCTGGACGAGTTTTTCGACCGGTTTCAAGCTTTGAAGGGCTCGAACCTTCCGGATGCCGCCGCCAACTTCCGGCAATTCAGCGACGGGTTGCTTCAGCACATCGCGTGGGAAGAACAGATCCTGTTTCCGGCCTTTGAGGAGCGAACCGGGATGCGCGACAGCGGTCCGACGGCCGTCATGCGCATGGAGCACAAGCAAATTCGGTCCCTGCTCGACGCGATCGGTCTGGAGCTTCGACAGGGTCGGAGCGCAACCGAGAGCGAGGAGGCGCAGCTTCGCGGCGTGCTCGGCGCGCACAACGTGAAAGAGGAGCGCGTTCTGTACCCGGCCATCGACCGGATGCTGACGGAGCCGGAACGCGCCGACGTGTTCGCCCGCATGCAGCTGCCTTCATGA